One Gimesia aquarii DNA segment encodes these proteins:
- a CDS encoding O-acetyl-ADP-ribose deacetylase produces the protein MIVQFGSARIELVLGDITTQQLDIIVNAANSQLAGGGGVDGAIHDAAGPEIMKELRQRYPDGCPTGSAVVTSGGKLTSQYIFHAVGPIWQGGSKKESQLLESAYQTCLSLAEKHQCKTLAFPSISTGVYRYPVDLAAEIALRTVAMKLESSDELELVRFVLFDQGTFGGYARVLETMLV, from the coding sequence ATGATCGTACAGTTTGGCTCTGCCCGTATTGAGTTAGTTCTGGGAGATATTACAACTCAGCAGTTGGATATCATTGTCAATGCTGCAAATTCTCAGTTGGCCGGTGGTGGAGGCGTTGATGGCGCAATTCATGATGCTGCAGGACCTGAAATTATGAAAGAGCTGAGACAACGTTATCCCGATGGTTGCCCTACAGGTAGTGCCGTTGTGACTTCAGGCGGAAAATTGACATCTCAGTATATCTTCCATGCGGTCGGGCCAATCTGGCAGGGTGGTAGCAAAAAAGAGAGTCAGTTACTCGAGTCAGCTTACCAAACATGTCTTTCTCTGGCTGAGAAGCATCAGTGTAAAACATTGGCTTTTCCATCAATCAGTACTGGCGTTTATCGTTATCCCGTGGACTTAGCGGCTGAAATTGCATTACGAACTGTGGCAATGAAATTGGAATCATCCGATGAATTAGAATTGGTTCGGTTTGTATTGTTTGATCAGGGGACTTTCGGTGGTTATGCGCGTGTTTTAGAAACGATGCTCGTTTAA
- a CDS encoding YdjY domain-containing protein has product MKQFSSLWLPCLVVVSGLTTMQYLNAADPVKKNTPKANSESKKKTNKQDDGLVALNKQKTVLLDLEGKRLLLRTKVCLQEGVLEMLCCKKQTKEHESILSIDSSAKAIHAGLIAIGAKVGTPVKFSPKFQPPKGQKLSIFLQWKDKQGKLHREPAQSWVRTATNRYFTAKLDQLPEGVVIDKKSELRYDEKYKELIWFGQMSKKERDAFLAKSRQKQFRAAINKFYDESQPRTMKADWIFAGSGFSTDEATGEKYYHAESGDLICVANFPTAIIDVNIASSASGEGNLLFEANQTKIPPRGTPVTIEISLAKK; this is encoded by the coding sequence ATGAAACAGTTTAGTTCTTTGTGGTTACCATGTCTGGTGGTGGTGTCTGGTTTAACGACCATGCAATATCTTAATGCTGCTGATCCCGTCAAAAAGAATACTCCCAAAGCAAATTCAGAATCCAAAAAGAAAACGAATAAACAAGATGACGGTCTAGTCGCCCTTAATAAACAAAAGACCGTACTTCTGGACCTGGAAGGCAAACGTTTGTTATTAAGGACAAAAGTTTGCCTCCAGGAAGGCGTATTGGAGATGTTGTGTTGCAAAAAACAGACCAAGGAGCACGAATCAATCCTTTCGATTGATTCAAGCGCAAAGGCCATTCATGCAGGTTTAATTGCTATTGGAGCCAAGGTTGGGACTCCTGTTAAATTTAGTCCGAAGTTCCAGCCTCCTAAGGGACAGAAATTGAGTATTTTCCTGCAGTGGAAAGATAAACAAGGTAAGTTGCACCGTGAGCCTGCCCAGAGTTGGGTTCGTACTGCAACGAATCGTTATTTCACAGCCAAACTTGATCAGCTCCCTGAAGGAGTGGTCATCGATAAAAAAAGTGAGCTACGATATGATGAGAAATACAAGGAACTGATTTGGTTTGGGCAGATGTCCAAAAAAGAACGAGATGCCTTCCTTGCTAAATCGAGACAGAAACAGTTTCGAGCTGCAATTAACAAGTTCTATGATGAAAGCCAACCTCGGACGATGAAAGCAGACTGGATTTTTGCAGGTAGCGGTTTTTCAACAGACGAAGCAACTGGGGAAAAATATTACCATGCAGAAAGTGGAGACTTAATCTGTGTTGCCAACTTTCCAACTGCAATCATCGATGTCAATATCGCCAGTTCGGCATCGGGTGAAGGAAATCTTCTATTCGAAGCCAATCAGACTAAAATTCCCCCGCGCGGAACTCCAGTTACAATTGAAATCTCTCTCGCTAAAAAATAG
- the asnB gene encoding asparagine synthase (glutamine-hydrolyzing): MCGITGTAWTTREKNILPDVLKRMTNVLEHRGPDDTGGYHSDVSGKSFLFNDERAYANFNPTSDTGAALGHRRLSIIDLGTGHQPLSNEDGSVWIVFNGEIYNYLELRNELVQQGHQFQTETDTEVIVHLYEEQGITCVERLRGMFAFAIWDERRERLFLARDRIGQKPLFYREQVGSLSFASELKSLLQMPDAKRTVDPHAIDLFLAYQYVPHPWSILKGYQKLPPAHYAVYEQGKFTVERYWTPPYQNPESNPNYQFRTPQQWSEALRTTLTESVKIRMRSDVPLGAFLSGGIDSTIIAGLMQTMSDRPVHTFSIGFPVKQFDERHYAREAAELLGTEHHEYIVEPEALERLPLLAWHYDEPFADSSAIPTMYLSQVTRQEVTVALSGDGGDELFAGYDRYRAVALSQWFDRLPTILKKMMTASLWQKLPASVEQKSFRRRVKRFLAGLAVPPERRYLKWVGIFDTERRLEMYSPAFREQLETFDTDQFLLKAYQLCCDRDFVTRTTATDVLTYLPCDILTKVDIASMAHSLECRSPFLDHHVAELAAAMPLELKMQNGRGKKILTDTFSDLLPESIQTRKKMGFGVPLNEWFRHELKPLLFDVLLSQSAKDRQIFNPIQVEQLINEHLTLQWDHSARLWSLLVLEMWFQTFIDPVSIPDHFPETILA, from the coding sequence ATGTGTGGAATTACCGGAACCGCGTGGACAACACGGGAAAAAAACATCTTGCCAGATGTGCTAAAGCGCATGACTAATGTGCTCGAACATCGTGGTCCTGATGATACAGGTGGCTATCATTCCGATGTTTCCGGCAAGTCATTTCTCTTTAATGATGAAAGAGCCTATGCAAACTTCAATCCTACATCTGATACCGGGGCAGCCTTAGGGCATCGGCGACTTTCCATTATCGATCTGGGAACGGGTCATCAACCACTGTCCAACGAAGATGGCTCTGTCTGGATCGTTTTTAATGGGGAAATTTACAACTACCTGGAGCTTAGAAACGAACTTGTTCAACAGGGGCATCAATTCCAAACAGAAACTGATACAGAAGTTATCGTTCATCTATATGAAGAGCAGGGGATAACTTGTGTCGAACGTTTACGTGGCATGTTTGCCTTCGCCATTTGGGATGAACGTCGTGAACGCCTTTTTTTAGCACGCGATCGGATCGGGCAGAAGCCTCTCTTTTATCGAGAACAAGTGGGTAGTCTCAGTTTTGCCAGCGAACTGAAATCATTACTGCAAATGCCCGATGCAAAGAGAACCGTTGATCCCCACGCGATCGACTTATTTCTTGCTTATCAATATGTGCCACACCCCTGGTCGATATTGAAAGGCTATCAAAAACTTCCCCCAGCCCATTATGCAGTATATGAACAGGGAAAATTCACAGTTGAACGCTATTGGACGCCCCCTTATCAGAATCCTGAGTCGAATCCAAACTATCAGTTTCGAACACCACAGCAATGGTCGGAAGCACTACGAACCACATTAACGGAGTCTGTGAAGATTCGTATGCGGAGTGATGTGCCTTTAGGAGCCTTTCTGTCTGGAGGCATCGATTCTACTATCATTGCCGGGTTAATGCAGACTATGTCGGATCGTCCCGTACACACATTTTCCATTGGCTTTCCAGTAAAACAATTTGATGAACGGCACTATGCACGAGAAGCAGCCGAATTATTGGGAACCGAGCATCATGAATATATCGTTGAGCCAGAAGCATTAGAAAGGCTGCCCCTACTGGCCTGGCATTATGATGAACCTTTTGCAGATAGCAGCGCCATTCCGACAATGTATCTCTCGCAAGTCACACGCCAGGAAGTGACTGTTGCCTTGTCTGGCGACGGAGGTGATGAACTATTTGCTGGCTACGATCGCTATCGCGCTGTTGCACTCTCTCAATGGTTTGATCGACTGCCCACAATCCTAAAAAAAATGATGACGGCATCATTGTGGCAAAAATTACCTGCGTCTGTTGAACAAAAATCGTTTCGCCGTCGCGTGAAACGATTTCTCGCAGGTTTAGCAGTCCCTCCCGAACGTCGCTACCTGAAATGGGTTGGTATATTTGATACAGAACGACGTTTAGAGATGTATTCACCGGCGTTTCGCGAGCAGTTGGAAACATTTGATACAGATCAATTTCTACTCAAAGCATATCAACTTTGCTGCGATCGTGATTTTGTTACTCGGACTACAGCAACTGATGTACTCACTTATCTGCCTTGCGATATACTAACAAAGGTCGATATTGCCAGTATGGCGCATAGTCTGGAATGTCGCAGTCCGTTTTTGGACCATCATGTTGCTGAGCTTGCAGCAGCTATGCCTTTAGAATTGAAAATGCAAAACGGACGGGGCAAGAAAATTTTAACCGATACCTTTTCTGATCTCTTACCGGAATCGATTCAGACACGTAAAAAAATGGGATTTGGTGTACCACTCAATGAATGGTTCCGCCACGAATTGAAACCATTACTGTTCGATGTGCTTTTGAGTCAAAGTGCCAAAGATCGACAGATCTTCAATCCGATTCAAGTTGAACAGCTGATTAACGAGCACCTCACTCTGCAATGGGATCATAGTGCCCGTCTGTGGTCGCTGCTTGTATTAGAAATGTGGTTTCAAACGTTTATCGATCCGGTTTCTATTCCCGATCATTTTCCTGAAACTATTTTGGCATAA
- a CDS encoding glycosyltransferase, with protein MIKVSLLIPTLDQSGAEKQLALLATTLPRDEFEVQVIALTRGGPYERLLKENHIPVKILNKRFRFDPFAYRALKKTLQSQQPDILHTWLFAANSYGRMAVKHLPSSQKRPKVIVSERCIDSWKSNWQNKVDRSLLPQTSLLVGNSQGVIDFYREKGVPESILRVVHNGIPSANSTVCETTRCQLFKEQNLPENARLIAFVGRLARQKRVEDLLWAVELLRQMNENVILLVIGDGPERAKLEQLAHKYTVTPNVRFLGHRNDVSKLLPLFEIFLLASDFEGQSNSIMEAMSYGIPVIASDIQPNRELVVHGKTGFLTSVGDCTGFAQYAERILADSQLAKEMASASQKRMQEEFNIDKMIQGYATLYREVLK; from the coding sequence GTGATAAAAGTCAGCCTTCTAATTCCTACCCTTGATCAATCTGGTGCTGAAAAACAACTTGCTTTGCTAGCGACCACATTGCCGCGTGATGAATTTGAAGTGCAGGTAATTGCTCTGACAAGGGGGGGGCCCTATGAGCGTCTACTCAAAGAAAACCATATTCCCGTGAAGATCTTGAATAAACGTTTCAGATTTGACCCGTTTGCTTATCGGGCCTTAAAAAAAACGTTACAGAGTCAGCAACCAGACATACTCCATACGTGGTTATTTGCTGCGAATTCTTATGGCAGGATGGCTGTCAAACACTTACCGTCTTCACAAAAACGCCCGAAAGTGATCGTTTCTGAACGCTGTATTGATTCCTGGAAAAGTAATTGGCAAAACAAAGTAGATCGCAGCTTACTTCCTCAGACTTCGTTACTGGTAGGTAATTCTCAAGGTGTAATCGACTTTTACCGCGAAAAAGGTGTCCCGGAATCAATTTTGCGAGTCGTCCATAACGGCATCCCGAGTGCCAATAGCACAGTTTGTGAAACAACCCGATGTCAATTGTTTAAGGAGCAAAATTTACCCGAGAATGCTCGTTTGATTGCTTTTGTCGGTCGGCTGGCTCGACAGAAACGGGTTGAAGATCTGCTCTGGGCTGTGGAATTATTAAGACAAATGAATGAAAACGTCATTTTACTTGTCATAGGCGATGGTCCCGAACGAGCAAAATTAGAACAATTGGCTCACAAATATACGGTGACTCCCAATGTGCGTTTCTTAGGACATCGTAATGATGTGAGTAAATTGCTTCCTTTATTTGAGATATTTCTGCTAGCCAGTGATTTCGAAGGTCAATCGAACAGTATAATGGAAGCGATGTCATATGGGATTCCAGTCATCGCCAGCGATATTCAACCTAACCGAGAATTGGTCGTACACGGTAAAACCGGTTTTTTAACTTCAGTTGGTGATTGTACCGGATTTGCACAATATGCAGAACGCATCCTTGCTGACTCTCAACTGGCAAAAGAAATGGCAAGTGCTTCACAAAAAAGGATGCAAGAAGAATTCAATATCGATAAAATGATACAAGGGTACGCCACTCTTTATCGTGAAGTGCTTAAATAG
- a CDS encoding alpha/beta hydrolase codes for MTDPLIQEFVASDNYRLQGRVWSPSAEPPNGTLVVLHGIQSHSGWYEYSCRKLCDAGYQICFFDRRGSGLNSSDRGYASHWQRLVNDVIQLLTKRRSQQKHSNHKGPLILQAMSWGAKLAVVVAALRPDLIDGLALLYPGIKTLVKPTVFQNIQLKLAQQIRINRKKIEIPLKEPALFTGEEYYQNFIKNDPLALHQVTVSFLLANRELDRITEQAAEGIKCPVLFMLSGQDQIVDNSATEAYFEKFPTRQKKLVQYPNARHTLEFEPNRDQIVADYVDWLTDLISSQKIS; via the coding sequence ATGACCGATCCTCTAATACAAGAATTTGTCGCTTCAGATAATTATCGCTTGCAGGGACGTGTCTGGTCACCCTCAGCAGAGCCGCCAAACGGAACACTGGTTGTTTTACATGGTATTCAGAGTCACTCTGGATGGTATGAATATTCTTGTAGAAAATTATGTGATGCTGGTTACCAGATTTGTTTTTTTGATCGCCGCGGCTCGGGCTTAAACTCTAGTGATAGAGGATACGCCTCACATTGGCAGCGTTTAGTAAACGATGTGATTCAACTGCTGACAAAAAGACGTTCGCAACAAAAACATTCAAATCATAAGGGGCCACTCATTCTGCAAGCGATGAGTTGGGGAGCGAAATTGGCAGTGGTCGTCGCCGCATTACGGCCTGATTTAATTGATGGACTCGCGTTACTTTATCCTGGAATCAAAACGCTTGTCAAACCAACGGTTTTTCAAAATATTCAGTTGAAGCTGGCACAACAAATCAGAATTAATCGAAAAAAGATCGAAATTCCATTAAAAGAGCCTGCTTTATTCACAGGTGAAGAGTACTACCAAAATTTTATCAAAAATGATCCTCTGGCATTACACCAAGTCACTGTATCGTTTCTGCTCGCAAATCGGGAGTTAGATCGAATCACAGAACAGGCTGCAGAAGGCATTAAGTGCCCCGTACTCTTTATGCTTTCAGGGCAGGATCAGATTGTCGATAATTCTGCTACCGAAGCCTATTTTGAGAAATTTCCGACTCGTCAAAAAAAATTGGTCCAATATCCTAACGCACGACACACTCTGGAATTTGAACCAAATCGCGACCAGATTGTTGCTGATTATGTGGATTGGTTGACAGATCTCATTTCTTCACAGAAGATCTCCTAA